From the genome of Ectobacillus sp. JY-23, one region includes:
- the mazG gene encoding nucleoside triphosphate pyrophosphohydrolase has translation MGHKITVIGLGAGELEQLTLGVYKMLINTPHVYLRTKEHPVIEQLEREGLQYTSFDHIYENHDQFEQVYEEIVKVLLDKALKEDIVYAVPGHPLVAERTVQLLLQQNIVEVEIAGGQSFLDPLFASVRIDPIEGFQLVDATSFVLDEIELRHHLIFGQVYDSFIASEVKLSLMEVLPDDYEVYIVTAAGTSFESVKKVQLYELDRQTELNNLTSVYVPPVQDKEVLYGQFHALRQIIRELRGPNGCPWDKEQTHQSLKKYLIEEAYELLEAIDEEDDDHIIEELGDVLLQVMLHAQIGEDEGWFSIDDVIRSISAKMVRRHPHVFQNVQVSGAEEVVANWEEIKKQEKVDKPKSVLSDIPKSLPQLLQAYEIQKQAAKVGFDWKEVEPMMEKVREEWEEFCQEARNMNQQEMLQEFGDILFALVNVARFYKLNPEEAVHATNRKFMKRFTYIETHVAQTGKAWEEFTLEELDHIWEEAKKEESH, from the coding sequence TTGGGACATAAAATTACAGTTATTGGACTAGGTGCAGGTGAGCTTGAGCAATTAACACTTGGTGTCTATAAAATGCTTATCAATACACCGCATGTCTATTTGCGTACAAAAGAACATCCAGTTATTGAACAGCTTGAACGTGAAGGATTACAGTATACTTCTTTTGATCATATTTATGAAAACCATGATCAATTCGAGCAAGTGTATGAAGAAATTGTCAAAGTACTACTAGATAAAGCTTTGAAAGAGGATATCGTTTATGCTGTACCTGGACATCCATTAGTTGCCGAGCGTACCGTACAACTGCTGTTGCAACAGAATATTGTCGAAGTTGAAATTGCAGGTGGACAAAGTTTTTTAGATCCTTTATTTGCAAGTGTGAGGATAGATCCGATAGAAGGATTTCAATTAGTTGATGCTACCTCTTTTGTTTTAGATGAGATTGAATTACGACATCATCTAATTTTTGGTCAGGTATATGATTCTTTCATCGCTTCCGAGGTGAAGCTATCGTTAATGGAAGTATTGCCTGATGACTATGAAGTATATATTGTCACAGCTGCAGGCACTTCGTTTGAAAGTGTAAAAAAAGTACAATTATATGAACTTGATCGTCAAACAGAATTAAACAATCTGACCAGTGTGTATGTGCCACCGGTTCAAGATAAGGAAGTGTTATATGGACAATTCCATGCACTGCGGCAAATAATTCGCGAGTTACGCGGTCCCAACGGTTGTCCGTGGGATAAAGAGCAAACGCATCAATCTCTAAAAAAATATTTAATTGAAGAAGCATATGAGCTGTTAGAAGCAATTGATGAAGAAGACGATGATCACATCATTGAAGAACTGGGAGATGTTCTTTTGCAGGTAATGCTTCATGCACAAATCGGAGAAGATGAAGGATGGTTCTCTATTGATGATGTTATTCGTTCTATTTCAGCCAAGATGGTGCGTCGCCATCCTCATGTGTTCCAAAATGTGCAAGTGTCTGGTGCTGAAGAGGTAGTAGCGAATTGGGAGGAAATTAAAAAGCAGGAAAAGGTCGATAAACCGAAATCTGTTTTATCTGATATCCCTAAGAGCTTACCACAGCTTTTACAGGCATATGAGATTCAAAAGCAGGCGGCGAAAGTCGGATTTGATTGGAAAGAAGTAGAGCCCATGATGGAGAAGGTTCGCGAAGAATGGGAAGAGTTTTGCCAGGAAGCACGTAATATGAACCAACAAGAAATGTTACAAGAGTTTGGAGATATTTTGTTTGCGCTTGTAAATGTTGCACGTTTTTATAAGTTGAATCCTGAAGAAGCGGTTCATGCGACCAATCGTAAATTTATGAAACGATTTACTTATATTGAAACGCATGTTGCCCAAACAGGAAAAGCATGGGAAGAGTTTACTTTAGAAGAGCTGGACCATATCTGGGAAGAAGCGAAGAAAGAGGAAAGTCATTAG
- a CDS encoding RNA-binding S4 domain-containing protein produces MRLDKFLKVSRLIKRRTLAKEVADQGRISINGQQAKASSVVKVGDELTVRFGQKIVTVKINEIKETTKKENAVDMYSIVKEEKVETQGLF; encoded by the coding sequence ATGAGATTAGATAAGTTTCTTAAAGTTTCACGTTTAATCAAAAGAAGAACATTAGCTAAGGAAGTGGCGGATCAAGGTCGAATTTCTATTAATGGTCAGCAAGCCAAGGCAAGCTCGGTTGTTAAGGTAGGAGATGAGCTAACAGTTCGATTCGGTCAGAAAATTGTCACGGTAAAAATCAACGAGATTAAAGAAACGACCAAAAAAGAAAACGCTGTTGATATGTACTCAATCGTAAAAGAAGAAAAAGTAGAAACACAGGGCTTGTTCTAA
- the yabP gene encoding sporulation protein YabP codes for MNGYQTNSQNTAASVEHDVVMRGRRLLEITGVKQVESFDSEEFLLETVMGFLTIRGQNLQMKNLDVEKGVVSIKGKVFEMMYIDEHHSEKAKGFFSKLFK; via the coding sequence ATGAACGGGTATCAAACGAACTCTCAAAATACAGCAGCTTCTGTAGAGCATGATGTAGTGATGCGGGGAAGGCGGCTTTTGGAGATTACCGGTGTTAAACAAGTTGAAAGCTTTGATAGTGAAGAGTTTTTGCTTGAAACTGTTATGGGGTTTTTAACGATCCGAGGTCAGAATCTGCAAATGAAGAATCTGGATGTGGAAAAGGGTGTTGTGTCCATCAAAGGAAAAGTTTTCGAAATGATGTATATTGATGAACACCATTCGGAGAAGGCTAAAGGGTTCTTTAGCAAGTTATTTAAATGA
- the yabQ gene encoding spore cortex biosynthesis protein YabQ has protein sequence MSLTVQFYTMLSMIGMGAWTGAALDTYQRFLKRSKRKRWFVFISDLLFWTVQALLVFYVLLLSNEAELRIYVFVALLCGFAAYQSMFKRMYTSLLEMIIRFVIRTYHLLATVVKVVIIRPVLILLQLLLTISIFLLQLLQKIAQLLYKLTMKILLLAWKIISIPIAFILRLLWKVLPNRVKIFIRHCAGFLRRFEKMKVKILGWWKYIKNRLGGPRE, from the coding sequence ATGAGCTTAACAGTACAGTTTTATACCATGCTCTCTATGATTGGAATGGGAGCTTGGACGGGTGCAGCATTAGATACCTATCAGCGTTTTCTAAAGCGTTCTAAGCGAAAGCGATGGTTCGTTTTTATCAGTGACTTATTGTTTTGGACTGTCCAAGCTCTGCTTGTTTTTTACGTGCTGCTGCTCTCTAATGAGGCGGAGTTGCGAATCTATGTGTTTGTAGCACTTCTATGTGGATTTGCTGCGTATCAAAGCATGTTCAAGCGTATGTATACGTCTCTGTTGGAAATGATAATACGTTTTGTTATTCGTACCTATCATCTTCTGGCTACCGTCGTGAAAGTTGTCATTATTCGTCCAGTGTTGATATTGCTGCAGTTGTTGCTAACGATTTCTATATTCCTATTGCAGCTACTACAAAAAATAGCGCAGTTGTTATACAAGCTTACTATGAAAATTTTATTGTTGGCATGGAAGATAATCTCTATTCCAATTGCATTTATACTACGACTTCTATGGAAAGTGCTTCCTAATCGTGTTAAAATTTTTATTAGACACTGTGCAGGATTTTTACGTAGATTCGAGAAGATGAAGGTAAAGATACTTGGGTGGTGGAAATATATTAAAAACAGGTTAGGGGGACCTCGTGAATGA
- a CDS encoding septum formation initiator family protein, with protein MRELKNHLEQSSNQTFSHTITTGNKSKKRLVRRLSLFFAFAFVVVVSVSFSLHKQSVAVEAQKKEIRSLSTKLKTLQTEEKKLHNEIKKLNDDDYIANIARRDYFFSKPGEVIIPISK; from the coding sequence ATGAGGGAACTGAAAAATCATTTGGAACAAAGCTCAAATCAAACTTTCTCGCATACAATAACAACAGGTAATAAAAGTAAAAAACGCTTAGTGCGACGTTTGTCTTTGTTTTTTGCCTTTGCGTTTGTTGTAGTCGTTAGTGTTAGTTTCAGCTTGCATAAACAATCTGTTGCTGTAGAAGCGCAGAAAAAGGAAATTCGGAGTTTAAGTACAAAGCTAAAAACACTGCAGACAGAAGAGAAAAAGTTGCATAATGAGATAAAAAAACTGAATGATGATGACTATATTGCTAACATCGCCAGAAGAGACTACTTTTTCTCTAAACCAGGAGAGGTAATTATTCCTATTTCTAAGTAG
- a CDS encoding S1 domain-containing RNA-binding protein: MAIEVGSKLQGKVTGITNFGAFVELPDGVTGLVHISEVADNYVKDINDHLKVGDQVEVKVINVEKDGKIGLSIKKAKEREGATAEQRPNRPQRNNNRPYGDRDRGGRGRDREERAPKENFEQKMLRFLKESEDRLSSLKRNTESKRGGRGARRG; the protein is encoded by the coding sequence ATGGCAATTGAGGTAGGCAGCAAGTTACAAGGAAAAGTAACAGGTATTACTAATTTTGGAGCTTTTGTAGAGCTGCCAGATGGAGTAACAGGTCTCGTCCACATTAGTGAAGTTGCAGATAACTATGTAAAAGACATCAATGATCATCTTAAAGTTGGCGATCAAGTGGAAGTAAAAGTCATCAACGTTGAAAAAGATGGTAAGATTGGACTTTCTATTAAGAAAGCGAAAGAGCGCGAAGGAGCAACTGCTGAGCAACGTCCAAATCGTCCGCAACGCAATAACAATCGCCCTTATGGTGATCGTGATCGCGGTGGTCGTGGACGCGATAGAGAAGAGCGTGCTCCGAAAGAAAATTTTGAGCAAAAAATGCTTCGTTTCCTAAAGGAAAGTGAAGATCGTTTGTCTTCGTTAAAAAGAAATACAGAATCTAAGCGCGGTGGCCGTGGTGCAAGACGCGGTTAA
- the spoIIE gene encoding stage II sporulation protein E, giving the protein MPRTEKSTVEAGILAMNRGQANLSNWTSKIKSVIESVFFRWGFVIVLIGFLLGRAYILSNILPFALPFFAAVYVMKREKTALAFLALMGGALTVSLENTAFTFASIFMFFVYNLFFARFTKKIIGLVPFQVFLSALTAHLTVVYFTEQSLVLYDVFISTIEAGLSFVLTMIFLQSVPLLTERKGKQQPLETEEVVCLIILLASVLTGTTDWYIYGLSVQHIFTRYLVLISAFTAGAAIGSTVGVVTGLILSLANVASLYQLSLLAFSGLLGGMLKEGKRIGVGLGLLIGTSLITLYVDKQADIAITLLESVAAIAIFLFTPKFLLDKLARFVPGTVENSADQQQYLRKMRDVTSQKIARFANVFQALSNSFSTYGYVQEMDKDEQIDLFLEHVTKKTCNNCFKKEQCWSVKPEQTYEYMKEIMAQTEEGTLARNRKFHKEWSKHCMRASQVMDVVDRDLMHFYNDQEMRRQMRENRRLVAEQLQGVSKVMEDFAKEIQREKENHQVQEEQIIECLRSFGVEIGNVDIYCLDQGNVDIEMTIPNVSNERGECEKLIAPMLSDILKETVFVVREERSPYPHGMSTVSFGSAKTFSVDTGIATAAMGGGLLSGDSYSTMELGAGKYALAISDGMGNGERAHMESKETLKLLQKILQSGIQETIAIKAINSILSLRTTEEIFTTLDLAMVDLRDATAKFIKVGSTPSFVKRGDRVIKVEGSNLPIGIIEEFEVDVISEQLKSGDLLIMMSDGIFEGPKHVENHEAWMKRKIKEIQTQDPQEIADILIEEVIRSRGGFIEDDMTVVVAKIEKNMPKWATIPIASKQIQ; this is encoded by the coding sequence ATGCCAAGAACTGAAAAAAGTACGGTAGAAGCAGGGATATTGGCGATGAACCGCGGTCAAGCGAATTTATCAAATTGGACAAGTAAAATTAAGTCAGTCATTGAGAGTGTTTTTTTTCGATGGGGCTTTGTTATTGTTTTAATTGGGTTCTTATTAGGAAGAGCGTATATTCTAAGTAATATTCTACCATTTGCACTTCCTTTCTTTGCGGCTGTATATGTAATGAAGCGCGAAAAAACGGCACTGGCCTTTTTAGCGCTGATGGGAGGAGCCTTGACGGTCTCTCTCGAAAATACAGCATTTACATTTGCCTCGATCTTTATGTTTTTCGTGTACAACCTGTTTTTCGCCAGGTTTACAAAGAAAATAATCGGTCTTGTTCCTTTCCAAGTATTTTTATCCGCTTTAACAGCTCACCTTACTGTTGTTTATTTCACGGAACAATCTCTCGTATTGTACGATGTTTTCATTAGTACCATTGAAGCTGGCCTTAGTTTTGTGCTAACAATGATTTTTTTGCAAAGTGTTCCTCTTCTTACTGAAAGAAAAGGAAAACAACAGCCTCTAGAAACAGAGGAGGTTGTTTGTTTAATTATTTTATTGGCATCGGTACTTACTGGTACAACAGACTGGTATATCTATGGATTATCAGTACAGCACATTTTCACACGTTACCTTGTCTTAATATCCGCATTTACTGCGGGCGCTGCAATTGGATCCACAGTTGGTGTTGTAACGGGTTTAATTCTTAGTTTAGCGAATGTAGCGAGCTTATATCAATTGAGTTTATTAGCTTTCTCAGGTTTGCTTGGTGGCATGCTGAAAGAAGGGAAGCGAATTGGTGTTGGTCTAGGTCTACTGATTGGAACTAGCCTGATTACGTTATATGTAGATAAACAGGCTGATATTGCGATTACATTGTTAGAATCAGTAGCAGCCATTGCAATCTTTCTTTTTACACCTAAATTTTTGCTAGACAAGCTGGCAAGATTCGTTCCTGGCACTGTGGAGAATTCCGCAGATCAGCAGCAGTATTTACGGAAAATGCGTGATGTAACTTCACAAAAGATAGCAAGATTTGCTAATGTTTTTCAAGCATTGTCCAACAGCTTTTCTACCTATGGGTATGTGCAAGAAATGGATAAGGATGAACAAATCGATTTGTTCCTAGAGCATGTTACAAAAAAAACTTGTAACAATTGCTTTAAAAAGGAGCAGTGTTGGTCTGTAAAACCGGAACAAACCTATGAATACATGAAAGAGATTATGGCGCAAACAGAAGAAGGAACGCTTGCGCGCAATCGGAAGTTTCATAAAGAATGGAGCAAGCATTGTATGCGAGCTTCGCAGGTTATGGATGTAGTTGATCGAGACTTAATGCATTTCTATAATGATCAAGAAATGCGCAGACAAATGCGAGAAAATCGTCGCCTAGTAGCAGAACAGCTACAGGGTGTTTCAAAGGTAATGGAGGATTTTGCGAAAGAAATCCAAAGAGAGAAAGAGAATCACCAAGTGCAAGAGGAGCAAATTATAGAATGCTTGCGGAGTTTTGGTGTTGAGATTGGCAATGTGGATATATATTGTTTAGACCAAGGCAATGTAGATATTGAAATGACGATTCCGAATGTAAGTAACGAGCGGGGTGAGTGTGAGAAATTAATTGCCCCTATGTTATCAGATATTCTAAAAGAAACCGTTTTTGTTGTTCGTGAAGAGCGGTCTCCTTATCCGCATGGGATGAGTACAGTAAGCTTTGGATCAGCGAAAACGTTCTCGGTTGATACGGGCATCGCAACGGCAGCGATGGGTGGAGGACTGCTATCAGGTGATTCTTATTCTACGATGGAGCTGGGTGCGGGAAAATACGCATTGGCAATTAGTGATGGCATGGGAAATGGTGAACGTGCACATATGGAAAGTAAGGAGACATTAAAGCTTCTTCAAAAAATCTTACAGTCCGGCATTCAAGAAACGATTGCAATTAAAGCAATTAATTCCATTCTATCACTGCGTACCACAGAAGAAATTTTTACAACGTTAGACTTGGCTATGGTAGATTTAAGAGATGCTACCGCTAAGTTTATTAAGGTAGGGTCAACACCAAGCTTTGTAAAGCGGGGAGATCGCGTAATTAAGGTAGAAGGAAGCAACTTGCCAATCGGTATTATCGAGGAGTTTGAGGTTGATGTGATTAGCGAGCAATTAAAAAGCGGGGACTTACTTATTATGATGAGTGACGGTATCTTTGAAGGGCCTAAGCATGTAGAAAATCATGAGGCATGGATGAAGAGAAAGATTAAAGAGATACAGACACAAGATCCCCAAGAAATTGCTGATATTCTCATAGAAGAGGTAATTCGTTCTAGAGGTGGATTTATTGAAGATGATATGACAGTAGTAGTGGCAAAGATAGAAAAAAATATGCCAAAGTGGGCTACCATTCCAATTGCTAGTAAGCAAATTCAATAG
- the tilS gene encoding tRNA lysidine(34) synthetase TilS yields MSVSFVSQVERFIFENELLNMHTTVVVGVSGGMDSMALLYYLQGIKERYHLQIIVAHIDHMFRGEQSAADMHHVIKVCEEFNLTCEAAQVNVSQYQKENGLGVQEAARECRYGHFAKVMEKYQADCLALAHHGDDQIETIMMRMVRGSISKGYAGIPVKRTFAGGIIIRPFLSVTKDDIKAYCADQGIIYRNDPSNEKDTYTRNRFRKYILPFLKQENPNVHVHLQRFSKFVEEDEKYLQELAFEKLNTVIKKKDKNRIVISIPAFESLPMPLQRRGIQLILNYLYEYQLPSSLSSIHIEQALSFLRRPHPSGSLDFPVGLKVMRSYTECEFYFFSEKPEEFFYNLPVPGKVVLPNGDEVTAEVSKLYPHTSDSSLFVGSYDAISTPLSVRTRKNGDRMTIKGMNGTKKIKAIFIEEKVPKQQRDSWPIVCDVQGEIIWIPLLKQSAWATSSTEHGHYILIRYNSKESSRRISK; encoded by the coding sequence TTGAGTGTTTCATTTGTCTCTCAGGTAGAGCGTTTTATTTTCGAGAATGAACTATTAAATATGCACACTACAGTTGTAGTGGGAGTATCCGGCGGTATGGATTCTATGGCTCTGTTGTATTATCTTCAGGGAATTAAAGAGCGCTACCATTTACAGATTATTGTGGCCCATATTGATCATATGTTTAGGGGAGAGCAGTCAGCTGCGGATATGCATCATGTAATAAAGGTTTGTGAAGAATTCAACCTTACTTGCGAAGCGGCACAAGTAAATGTAAGTCAATATCAAAAAGAAAATGGTTTAGGTGTACAGGAAGCAGCTCGGGAATGCCGATATGGTCATTTTGCGAAGGTAATGGAAAAGTATCAAGCGGACTGTTTGGCACTCGCACATCATGGTGATGACCAAATAGAGACGATTATGATGCGAATGGTACGAGGGAGTATATCAAAGGGATATGCAGGTATACCTGTTAAGCGAACATTTGCCGGTGGTATAATTATACGTCCGTTCCTTTCAGTGACTAAAGATGATATAAAAGCTTATTGTGCAGATCAAGGTATTATCTATCGAAATGATCCAAGTAATGAGAAGGACACGTATACAAGGAATAGGTTTCGTAAATATATTCTCCCTTTTTTAAAACAGGAAAATCCGAATGTACACGTTCATTTGCAGCGGTTTAGCAAGTTTGTTGAAGAGGATGAGAAATATTTGCAGGAATTAGCTTTTGAAAAGCTGAATACAGTAATTAAGAAAAAAGACAAAAATCGCATAGTAATTTCAATTCCTGCTTTTGAATCCTTGCCTATGCCTTTACAAAGAAGAGGTATTCAACTAATATTAAACTATCTTTATGAATACCAGCTTCCTTCTTCACTTTCTTCTATACATATTGAGCAAGCGCTATCTTTTTTACGGCGTCCTCACCCTTCCGGTTCACTTGATTTTCCAGTTGGACTTAAGGTAATGCGTTCCTATACAGAATGCGAATTTTACTTTTTTTCAGAAAAGCCTGAGGAGTTTTTTTACAACCTCCCAGTGCCTGGAAAAGTAGTGCTACCAAATGGAGATGAGGTTACGGCAGAGGTAAGCAAGTTATACCCACATACGTCTGATTCTTCTTTGTTTGTCGGCTCGTATGACGCGATTTCTACACCATTGAGCGTTCGAACAAGAAAAAATGGAGATCGTATGACGATAAAAGGTATGAACGGTACAAAAAAGATAAAAGCTATCTTTATTGAAGAAAAAGTGCCGAAGCAGCAAAGAGACAGTTGGCCTATTGTTTGTGATGTACAAGGGGAGATTATCTGGATTCCCTTGCTAAAGCAATCTGCGTGGGCCACATCATCAACGGAGCATGGGCATTATATACTCATTCGTTACAACAGCAAGGAGTCTTCTAGGAGGATAAGTAAATGA
- the hpt gene encoding hypoxanthine phosphoribosyltransferase, translated as MMNQDIEKVLVSEEQIQEKVRELGAIIARDYKDTIPLAVGVLKGAMPFMADLLKRTDAYLEMDFMAVSSYGHSTVSTGEVKILKDLDTSVEGRDILIVEDIIDSGLTLSYLVDLFKYRKAKSVKIVTLLDKPTGRKIDIQADYVGYIVPNEFVVGYGLDYKEQYRNLPYIGVLKPSVYSS; from the coding sequence ATGATGAATCAAGATATTGAAAAGGTACTTGTATCTGAAGAACAAATTCAAGAGAAGGTAAGAGAGCTCGGCGCTATTATCGCACGAGACTACAAAGACACGATTCCGTTGGCAGTAGGTGTACTAAAGGGTGCGATGCCATTCATGGCAGATCTTTTAAAACGTACAGATGCTTACCTAGAGATGGATTTCATGGCGGTTTCCAGCTATGGACATTCTACAGTGTCTACGGGAGAAGTAAAGATCCTAAAGGATTTAGATACTTCTGTCGAAGGTCGTGATATTTTAATCGTCGAAGATATTATCGACAGCGGTTTAACATTAAGTTACTTAGTGGATCTGTTTAAATATCGCAAAGCCAAATCAGTAAAAATTGTAACCTTGCTCGATAAGCCGACAGGAAGAAAAATTGATATCCAAGCGGACTACGTAGGTTATATCGTACCAAATGAGTTTGTGGTTGGTTACGGTTTGGATTACAAAGAGCAGTATCGTAATTTGCCGTATATTGGTGTATTAAAACCTAGTGTGTATTCAAGCTAA
- the ftsH gene encoding ATP-dependent zinc metalloprotease FtsH, protein MNRIFRNTIFYLLIFLVVIGVVSYFNGSSQQTKPVRYDTFLDRLDKGEVKEVNLQPKNGVFELKGQFTEYNKDEFFVTYAANTEELQKKLNDSAKNTKVNYQPAEETSAWVTFFTSIIPFVIIFILFFFLLNQAQGGGSRVMNFGKSKAKLYNDDKKKVRFRDVAGADEEKQELVEVVEFLKDPRKFAELGARIPKGVLLVGPPGTGKTLLARAVAGEAGVPFFSISGSDFVEMFVGVGASRVRDLFENAKKNAPCIIFIDEIDAVGRQRGAGLGGGHDEREQTLNQLLVEMDGFGANEGIIIVAATNRPDILDPALLRPGRFDRQITVDRPDVNGREAVLKVHARNKPLDESINLRAIAMRTPGFSGADLENLLNEAALVAARQNKKKIDMEDIDEATDRVIAGPAKKSRVISQKERNIVAYHEAGHTVIGMVLDEADMVHKVTIVPRGQAGGYAVMLPKEDRYFMTKPELLDKIAGLLGGRVAEEIVFGEVSTGAHNDFQRATGIARRMVTEFGMSDKLGPMQFGNSQGQVFLGRDFHSEQNYSDAIAHEIDLEMQRIMKESYARAKQILTDNRDKLELIAKTLLEVETLDAEQIKSLFENGVMPDRKATTLNTDEVKVNISAKKDEAKEEEPKE, encoded by the coding sequence ATGAATCGGATCTTCCGTAATACCATCTTTTATTTATTAATATTTTTAGTTGTAATCGGTGTGGTAAGCTATTTCAATGGTTCAAGCCAACAAACAAAGCCGGTTCGCTATGATACATTCCTGGATCGCTTAGATAAGGGAGAGGTCAAGGAAGTTAATTTGCAACCGAAAAATGGTGTGTTTGAGCTTAAAGGACAATTCACGGAATATAATAAGGATGAATTTTTCGTGACGTATGCAGCCAACACAGAAGAGTTGCAAAAGAAATTAAATGACAGTGCGAAAAATACAAAAGTGAATTATCAACCTGCCGAAGAAACGAGCGCGTGGGTAACGTTCTTCACTTCTATCATTCCATTTGTTATCATCTTTATTTTATTCTTCTTCTTATTAAACCAAGCGCAAGGCGGCGGTAGTCGCGTTATGAACTTTGGTAAAAGTAAGGCGAAGCTATATAACGATGATAAAAAGAAAGTTCGTTTCCGTGATGTTGCGGGAGCAGATGAGGAAAAACAAGAACTTGTGGAAGTTGTTGAGTTTTTGAAAGATCCTCGTAAATTTGCAGAGCTAGGTGCACGTATTCCAAAAGGGGTTCTATTAGTGGGTCCTCCGGGAACTGGTAAAACATTGCTGGCAAGAGCTGTAGCTGGAGAAGCTGGCGTGCCGTTCTTCTCTATCAGTGGTTCTGACTTCGTAGAGATGTTTGTCGGTGTCGGTGCTTCACGTGTACGTGACTTGTTTGAAAATGCCAAAAAGAATGCACCTTGTATCATTTTTATTGATGAAATTGATGCGGTAGGTCGTCAGCGTGGCGCTGGTCTTGGCGGTGGTCATGATGAGCGTGAACAAACGCTAAACCAATTGCTTGTTGAAATGGATGGGTTCGGCGCGAACGAAGGTATTATTATCGTAGCGGCTACAAACCGTCCTGATATCCTAGATCCAGCTTTATTGCGTCCTGGCCGCTTTGACCGTCAAATTACGGTTGATCGTCCAGATGTAAATGGTCGTGAAGCAGTATTAAAAGTACATGCTCGTAACAAACCGCTTGATGAAAGCATCAACCTGCGTGCTATTGCAATGCGCACACCGGGCTTCTCAGGCGCTGATTTAGAAAACCTATTGAATGAGGCTGCGCTTGTAGCAGCTCGTCAAAACAAGAAGAAGATTGACATGGAGGATATCGATGAGGCGACGGACCGTGTAATTGCAGGTCCAGCTAAAAAGAGCCGTGTAATCTCTCAAAAAGAAAGAAACATTGTCGCTTATCATGAAGCGGGTCATACAGTAATCGGTATGGTTCTTGATGAAGCAGATATGGTGCATAAAGTAACAATTGTTCCTCGTGGGCAAGCCGGTGGTTATGCTGTTATGCTTCCAAAAGAAGATCGTTACTTCATGACAAAACCGGAGCTGTTGGATAAGATTGCAGGATTGTTAGGTGGTCGTGTTGCTGAGGAAATCGTGTTTGGTGAAGTAAGTACAGGTGCTCACAATGACTTCCAACGCGCAACGGGCATTGCAAGAAGAATGGTAACAGAATTCGGTATGAGCGATAAACTCGGTCCTATGCAGTTTGGAAACTCACAAGGTCAAGTATTCTTGGGCAGAGACTTCCATTCCGAGCAAAACTACAGCGATGCTATTGCTCATGAAATCGATTTGGAAATGCAACGTATCATGAAAGAGTCTTATGCTCGCGCGAAGCAAATCCTAACTGATAATCGTGATAAGCTTGAGCTCATTGCAAAAACGTTGCTTGAAGTGGAAACTTTGGATGCGGAACAAATTAAAAGTTTGTTTGAAAATGGTGTAATGCCTGATAGAAAGGCAACTACGCTTAATACAGATGAAGTGAAAGTTAATATTTCCGCTAAAAAAGATGAAGCAAAAGAAGAAGAGCCAAAGGAGTGA
- a CDS encoding type III pantothenate kinase yields the protein MIFVLDVGNTNAVLGVFEQRTLRQHWRVETNRNKTEDEYGMLVKQLLQHEGIQFSDITGIIISSVVPPIMFALERMCEKYFKRKPLVVGPGIKTGLNIKYENPREVGADRIVNAVAAIQMYGGPLIIVDFGTATTYCYIDEHKNYMGGAITPGIMISAEALYSRAAKLPRIEITRPSEVIGRNTISAMQAGILFGYVGQVEGIVKRMKEQAKTDPLVIATGGLAKLIAEESDVIDIVDPFLTLKGLYMLYERNVIQ from the coding sequence ATGATTTTTGTGCTAGATGTGGGAAATACAAACGCGGTTCTGGGCGTCTTCGAACAAAGGACGCTTAGACAACATTGGCGAGTAGAGACAAATCGGAATAAAACGGAAGATGAGTACGGTATGCTTGTGAAGCAACTACTACAGCACGAGGGTATTCAGTTTAGTGATATTACAGGAATTATTATCTCCTCTGTAGTTCCTCCTATTATGTTTGCTTTAGAGAGAATGTGTGAAAAGTATTTTAAACGCAAACCGCTTGTAGTAGGGCCAGGGATTAAAACAGGTCTTAATATTAAATATGAAAATCCACGTGAAGTAGGTGCTGACCGTATTGTAAATGCTGTGGCTGCCATCCAAATGTATGGAGGTCCGTTGATTATTGTAGATTTTGGTACAGCAACAACGTATTGCTATATTGATGAACACAAAAACTATATGGGTGGGGCTATTACACCTGGTATTATGATTTCGGCAGAAGCTTTATATAGCCGAGCTGCAAAGCTTCCTAGAATCGAAATTACTCGTCCAAGTGAAGTAATTGGACGAAATACGATTAGTGCTATGCAAGCAGGAATTTTATTCGGCTATGTTGGTCAAGTAGAGGGCATTGTAAAGCGTATGAAAGAGCAAGCCAAAACAGATCCATTGGTCATTGCCACAGGCGGACTGGCAAAATTGATTGCTGAAGAGTCGGATGTAATCGATATTGTCGATCCATTTTTAACATTAAAAGGGCTATACATGCTTTATGAGCGTAATGTAATTCAATAA